From a single Collibacillus ludicampi genomic region:
- a CDS encoding MraY family glycosyltransferase codes for MFMSLALTFIIAFGVVYALIPFLRKVALKIGFVDMPNKRKIHQDPIPLIGGTAMVIGYYVTTCFMGDYSGDNRKYIGMVFGGLLMFIVGLIDDFAKTRGKDFPALPKLMAQFIAAGILVYSGIKINGITIPFGSHGYLVFHEWVKVLTTLIWVVAITNMFNFLDGIDGLAGGIAAISAMSLVFISILKGQPISAMFAMTLIGISIAFLRHNFHPARIFMGDSGSTFLGFTLAAIAVDGAFKSATLVSVLVPVLALGVPIFDTLYVIIKRFRERRPIYKADKSHTHHQLMRMGLTQVQTVSFLYLLGISFSLASIVVLLLNR; via the coding sequence ATGTTTATGTCACTGGCGTTGACATTCATCATAGCGTTTGGCGTTGTATACGCTCTGATCCCTTTTTTAAGAAAGGTTGCTTTAAAGATCGGTTTTGTTGACATGCCGAACAAGCGGAAGATCCACCAAGATCCGATTCCACTGATCGGTGGAACAGCTATGGTGATCGGATATTATGTGACTACATGTTTCATGGGAGATTACAGTGGAGATAACCGTAAGTATATCGGGATGGTTTTCGGTGGGCTCCTCATGTTTATCGTCGGCTTGATCGATGATTTTGCGAAAACGAGAGGAAAAGATTTTCCGGCGTTACCCAAGCTTATGGCGCAATTTATAGCAGCGGGCATTCTGGTCTACTCGGGAATCAAGATCAATGGGATCACGATTCCGTTTGGTTCTCACGGGTATCTGGTTTTTCACGAATGGGTAAAAGTATTGACTACGCTGATATGGGTCGTGGCGATCACGAATATGTTTAATTTTCTTGACGGCATTGACGGTTTGGCCGGGGGAATTGCGGCTATCTCCGCCATGAGCCTCGTTTTCATATCGATCCTCAAAGGTCAGCCGATTTCTGCCATGTTTGCCATGACGTTGATCGGTATATCCATTGCATTTTTGCGGCATAATTTTCATCCCGCAAGAATCTTTATGGGGGATTCAGGGTCTACGTTTCTCGGCTTCACGTTGGCGGCGATCGCGGTTGATGGAGCGTTCAAATCCGCCACGCTGGTTTCCGTCTTGGTACCGGTCCTGGCGCTGGGCGTCCCGATCTTCGATACGTTATATGTAATCATCAAGCGGTTCCGTGAGAGACGTCCTATTTACAAAGCGGATAAGAGTCACACACACCATCAATTGATGCGCATGGGTCTCACGCAAGTACAGACGGTGTCATTCTTGTATTTGCTTGGCATCAGCTTTTCCCTGGCATCCATTGTCGTGTTGCTGCTCAATCGTTAG
- the gatC gene encoding Asp-tRNA(Asn)/Glu-tRNA(Gln) amidotransferase subunit GatC translates to MAISLEQVEHVANLARLALDEKEKEQLTQQLNKILEYANQLQELDVEDVPPTSHVLPLKNVLREDKARTWLTNEEALANAPDSADGQFRVPAVLEG, encoded by the coding sequence ATGGCGATCAGTTTGGAGCAAGTGGAACATGTTGCCAATTTGGCACGATTGGCTTTGGATGAGAAGGAGAAAGAGCAGTTGACTCAGCAACTCAACAAGATTCTCGAGTATGCGAATCAATTGCAGGAGCTGGATGTTGAAGATGTGCCCCCAACAAGTCACGTATTGCCTTTGAAAAATGTACTTCGAGAAGATAAGGCACGGACATGGCTCACGAATGAAGAAGCGCTCGCCAACGCGCCGGATTCGGCCGACGGACAATTCCGCGTGCCTGCGGTTTTGGAGGGATAG
- the gatA gene encoding Asp-tRNA(Asn)/Glu-tRNA(Gln) amidotransferase subunit GatA: protein MSILESSIREIHTKIRDKEIKPSELTEAALKRISETDERVKAYLLVVGEQAMEEAKKLDQLPEGELPLLYGIPGAIKDNMVTRGIRTTCASKILSNYIPPYNATAVNKLQDNRFVLIGKTNMDEFAMGSSNENSGFFSTKNPWDLERVPGGSSGGSAATVAAKQVPFSLGSDTGGSIRQPAAYCGVVGLKPTYGLVSRFGLVAFASSLDQIGPFTRTVEDCAIVLQAIVGHDPNDSTSANVEIPDYLSALTGDIKGLKVAIPKEYFHAEGADPEVLEQVRNAIRVLEGLGATVDEVSLPHTKYAVATYYLLAPAEASSNLARYDGVRYGVRAEGAMNLVDMYKKTRSEGFGPEVKRRIMLGTYALSSGYYDAYYLRAQKTRTLIKQDFDRVFADYDVIVSPTAPTVAFKSGEKIDDPLTMYLNDIYTIPVNLAGIPAISVPCGLVNGLPVGLQIIGKAFDEATMLRVAHAYEQAAGFSAQPQL, encoded by the coding sequence ATGAGCATATTGGAATCATCCATTCGGGAAATACATACGAAAATTCGCGATAAAGAAATCAAACCGTCTGAATTGACAGAGGCAGCGCTGAAACGAATCTCTGAAACGGACGAACGCGTGAAAGCGTATTTGCTTGTTGTAGGCGAACAGGCAATGGAAGAGGCAAAAAAATTGGATCAATTACCGGAAGGAGAACTTCCGTTACTTTACGGAATCCCGGGGGCTATCAAGGACAATATGGTAACCCGCGGAATTCGCACGACTTGCGCCAGCAAAATCCTCAGTAACTACATTCCGCCTTATAATGCGACGGCTGTTAACAAGTTGCAGGATAACCGTTTCGTTCTGATTGGAAAAACGAATATGGATGAGTTCGCGATGGGCTCTTCCAATGAGAACTCCGGTTTCTTTTCTACAAAAAATCCATGGGATTTGGAACGCGTACCTGGCGGTTCGTCCGGAGGATCGGCCGCAACGGTGGCAGCCAAACAGGTTCCTTTCTCCCTCGGTTCCGATACGGGTGGATCGATTCGTCAACCGGCGGCCTATTGCGGTGTAGTCGGCTTAAAACCGACGTATGGTCTCGTTTCCCGTTTTGGTCTGGTCGCATTCGCTTCATCGCTGGATCAGATCGGACCTTTCACACGCACGGTGGAAGACTGTGCGATCGTCCTGCAAGCGATTGTAGGACACGATCCGAATGATTCCACTTCTGCCAACGTGGAGATTCCCGATTACCTCTCCGCATTGACAGGGGATATTAAAGGGTTGAAGGTGGCGATCCCCAAAGAATATTTTCATGCGGAAGGCGCTGATCCGGAAGTGTTGGAACAGGTCCGGAACGCGATTCGCGTGCTGGAAGGGCTCGGGGCAACGGTTGACGAAGTCTCATTGCCGCACACGAAATATGCGGTGGCTACGTATTATTTGCTCGCACCGGCGGAGGCATCTTCCAATTTGGCCCGCTATGACGGTGTTCGTTATGGTGTGCGTGCGGAAGGTGCTATGAATCTGGTGGATATGTACAAAAAGACGCGCTCGGAAGGATTCGGCCCGGAAGTGAAACGCCGGATCATGTTAGGTACCTATGCACTTTCTTCCGGCTATTATGATGCGTATTATTTGCGTGCGCAAAAAACACGTACATTGATCAAACAGGATTTCGATCGCGTATTCGCCGACTATGATGTGATCGTTTCGCCGACAGCGCCGACAGTCGCATTCAAGTCCGGGGAGAAGATCGACGATCCACTGACCATGTATTTGAATGATATCTATACGATTCCGGTCAATCTCGCCGGCATTCCGGCGATATCGGTTCCTTGCGGGCTCGTGAACGGACTGCCGGTTGGTTTGCAAATCATTGGGAAGGCATTCGATGAAGCGACCATGCTGCGAGTCGCTCATGCGTATGAGCAAGCGGCAGGATTTTCCGCACAGCCGCAATTGTAA
- the gatB gene encoding Asp-tRNA(Asn)/Glu-tRNA(Gln) amidotransferase subunit GatB gives MLFETVIGLEVHVEMATRSKIFCGCSTEFGAPPNTNVCPICLGHPGVLPVLNQKALELAIKAAMALNCEIAEESKFDRKNYFYPDLPKAYQISQYDKPIGQNGYIDIEVNGETKRIGITRVHLEEDAGKSNHAPDGTHTLVDFNRVGVPLIEIVSEPDIRSPEEARAYLEKLKAIMQYCEISDCKMEEGSLRCDANISLRPKGSTVFGTKTELKNMNSFRNVQRGLEYEQERQAKILLSGGQVVQETRRWDDVKNETTVMRSKEEAHDYRYFPEPDLVKVIIDDEMKKRIRATIPELPTERKNRYIREFGLPAYDAEVLTASKAVADFFEATLQHTNQAKAVSNWIMGELLGHLNAAGMEIHDSKIKPEHLGKLINAIEKGTISTKIAKTVFEEMFNTGNDPETIIEEKGLVQISDVGEITRIVDEVIAANPKSVEDFKNGKERALGALVGQVMKATKGKANPQMVNTIIRERIQ, from the coding sequence ATGTTATTTGAGACAGTTATCGGCTTGGAAGTTCACGTGGAGATGGCTACCCGATCGAAAATCTTCTGCGGCTGCTCAACAGAATTCGGTGCACCTCCGAACACGAACGTGTGTCCGATTTGCCTGGGACACCCAGGAGTGTTGCCCGTACTCAATCAAAAGGCGTTGGAATTGGCGATCAAAGCCGCAATGGCTTTGAACTGTGAAATTGCAGAAGAAAGCAAGTTCGACCGGAAAAACTATTTTTACCCAGATCTCCCGAAAGCTTATCAAATCTCGCAATACGATAAGCCGATCGGTCAGAACGGCTATATCGACATCGAAGTGAATGGCGAGACGAAGCGGATTGGTATCACTCGCGTGCATCTCGAAGAGGACGCTGGGAAGTCGAACCATGCTCCGGACGGAACCCATACGCTCGTTGATTTCAACCGGGTAGGCGTACCGCTGATCGAGATCGTTTCTGAACCGGATATCCGTTCGCCTGAAGAAGCGCGTGCCTACTTGGAAAAATTGAAAGCGATCATGCAGTATTGCGAGATTTCCGACTGCAAGATGGAAGAAGGATCGCTGCGCTGTGACGCAAACATTTCTTTACGTCCGAAGGGTTCCACTGTATTCGGAACCAAAACCGAGTTGAAGAATATGAACTCGTTCCGCAATGTGCAACGCGGTCTGGAATATGAGCAAGAGCGCCAGGCGAAAATCCTCTTGTCCGGCGGACAAGTCGTGCAGGAGACGCGTCGTTGGGACGATGTCAAGAACGAAACGACTGTGATGCGTTCCAAGGAGGAAGCGCATGATTACCGCTACTTCCCGGAACCCGATTTGGTCAAAGTCATCATCGATGATGAGATGAAAAAGCGGATTCGCGCGACCATCCCCGAATTGCCGACGGAACGGAAAAACCGCTATATCAGGGAGTTCGGATTGCCTGCATATGATGCGGAGGTACTTACGGCTTCAAAAGCGGTGGCCGACTTCTTCGAAGCGACACTGCAGCATACAAATCAGGCGAAGGCTGTTTCGAACTGGATCATGGGTGAGCTTCTTGGCCATCTGAATGCAGCCGGTATGGAAATTCATGATTCGAAGATCAAGCCGGAACATTTGGGTAAATTGATTAACGCGATCGAGAAAGGTACGATTTCCACCAAGATTGCGAAAACCGTTTTTGAAGAGATGTTTAATACGGGTAACGATCCTGAGACGATCATTGAAGAAAAAGGTTTGGTGCAAATTAGCGATGTAGGTGAAATCACAAGGATCGTAGACGAAGTGATCGCCGCGAATCCCAAATCTGTGGAAGACTTCAAGAACGGGAAAGAGCGGGCTTTGGGGGCGCTCGTCGGTCAAGTCATGAAAGCCACGAAAGGGAAAGCCAATCCGCAAATGGTCAATACGATCATTCGTGAACGGATTCAATAG
- a CDS encoding diacylglycerol kinase, with product MAKQRPRARLIYNPTSGKEIMRNVLADVLDILEQGGLETSCHMTKNIAGDATRAAAEAANEGFDYVIAAGGDGTVSEVVNGLASASRRPVLGIIPAGTSNDLAKSLNIPRDIKAACKQIVKFQTVPLDIGEADGRYFVNIAGCGRLTEITYEVPSKLKTMLGQLAYYVKGLEKLPMLRPIHIEVEARNFAYSGKAMLCLIANSNTVGGFEKLAPKARLDDGLLDVIIVKQVSLPHLIRLATAALRGEHIASDRVVYYQTDCLRVHSVDHVDLNFDGEYGGPLPRTFKACKHHLKVLI from the coding sequence ATGGCGAAGCAACGACCGCGTGCAAGATTGATCTACAATCCTACATCAGGTAAGGAAATCATGCGGAACGTATTAGCTGACGTTCTGGATATCCTCGAGCAGGGGGGACTGGAGACGTCTTGCCATATGACTAAGAATATCGCGGGAGATGCGACAAGAGCGGCGGCCGAAGCGGCAAACGAAGGTTTCGATTATGTGATTGCTGCTGGCGGTGACGGAACGGTGAGTGAGGTGGTCAACGGGCTTGCTTCCGCATCCCGCCGTCCCGTACTTGGTATCATTCCTGCCGGTACATCAAATGATTTGGCGAAGTCACTGAATATCCCGCGCGATATCAAGGCGGCCTGTAAACAGATTGTCAAGTTTCAGACAGTTCCCCTCGATATCGGCGAAGCGGATGGGAGATATTTTGTAAACATTGCCGGTTGCGGGCGTTTGACAGAGATTACATATGAGGTTCCGAGCAAACTGAAGACGATGCTCGGACAATTGGCTTATTATGTGAAGGGATTGGAGAAACTACCGATGCTCCGTCCGATCCATATCGAAGTGGAGGCACGTAATTTTGCGTACTCCGGCAAAGCGATGCTGTGTCTCATCGCCAACTCCAATACGGTCGGGGGATTTGAAAAACTGGCACCGAAAGCCCGCCTGGATGACGGGTTGCTGGATGTGATCATCGTTAAACAGGTGAGCCTTCCGCATTTGATCCGGCTCGCGACAGCCGCATTGCGCGGGGAACATATCGCGAGTGACCGGGTGGTTTATTATCAAACGGATTGCCTGCGCGTACATTCCGTTGATCACGTGGATCTGAATTTCGACGGAGAATATGGGGGACCTTTGCCGAGAACGTTTAAAGCATGCAAGCACCATCTGAAGGTCTTGATCTAA
- a CDS encoding cyclodeaminase/cyclohydrolase family protein gives MTALNRGGDSFIDRSLPMFCQHVALPDLPSPTGGAVAGVTGALLASLSELVLRVTVNHLPAHQRTDDANEWKDLIAAMEEFRRKLLAYSEEDVYEVEKLAHGQRESCVRKQIAALAKIASHLVKVLRSLEQVADRLHPSVLADARAVAHLGKGAADAIYEIEIANIRMHGDGDSVLLQRIAMWREDAHLAVDGILAKTNLIV, from the coding sequence ATGACAGCTCTCAACAGGGGAGGAGACTCGTTTATCGATCGTTCCTTACCAATGTTTTGCCAACATGTCGCGCTTCCTGATCTACCGAGTCCTACGGGTGGCGCCGTGGCAGGGGTTACAGGCGCGTTATTGGCGAGTTTGAGCGAACTCGTTTTACGCGTAACGGTAAACCATCTGCCAGCCCATCAAAGGACGGATGATGCGAACGAATGGAAAGATCTTATCGCCGCGATGGAAGAGTTTCGCCGTAAACTGTTAGCCTACAGTGAAGAAGATGTCTATGAAGTGGAAAAGTTGGCTCATGGACAGCGGGAATCTTGTGTCCGCAAACAGATCGCTGCACTTGCGAAGATCGCGAGCCATCTGGTCAAGGTCTTGCGATCGCTCGAACAGGTCGCGGATCGTTTGCATCCATCCGTGCTGGCTGATGCACGCGCAGTCGCTCACCTGGGTAAGGGAGCGGCAGACGCGATCTATGAGATTGAGATTGCGAATATCCGCATGCACGGAGACGGTGATTCCGTTCTCTTGCAACGGATCGCAATGTGGCGAGAGGATGCGCATCTTGCAGTCGATGGGATTTTGGCGAAAACGAATTTGATTGTCTGA
- the rlmD gene encoding 23S rRNA (uracil(1939)-C(5))-methyltransferase RlmD, with protein sequence MAKQVLGVPVKQNQIIELDIHGMSHEGEGVGKYEGFTVFVAGALTGERVRVKIMKVHKSFAVSRLLEVVAPSDVRMDPPCPIYHQCGGCHLQHVSYEAQLVHKRQIVVDALERIGKLSHVLVHPTLGMKEPWKYRNKSQVPVSLVNGHVVAGFYAPRTHEIIDMEGCPIQHPYADDILKTVKQAIAELGVVPYDEIGHKGLIRHIVSRIGFFTGETMVVLVTNGRYLPKKDRLIERLRREIPHLVSIVQNINTAKTNVIFGQESITLWGKDTITDYIGDIQFEISPRSFFQVNPVQTRVLYEKALEYAQLTGVEEVIDAYCGIGTISLFLAKKARHVYGVEVIPEAIEDAKKNAERNGISNVDFIVGKAEEVIPFLNKDKGVSADVVVVDPPRKGCDEALLQTIATMRPERVVYVSCNPSTLARDLRYLEDHGYQTLEVQPVDMFPQTYHVEAVVSIVRND encoded by the coding sequence ATGGCCAAGCAGGTTCTTGGCGTACCGGTGAAGCAAAATCAAATCATTGAACTCGATATCCATGGGATGAGTCATGAAGGGGAAGGCGTCGGCAAGTACGAAGGATTTACCGTGTTTGTAGCGGGCGCTCTTACGGGAGAGCGGGTGCGCGTAAAAATCATGAAGGTACATAAAAGCTTTGCCGTGAGTCGGCTGCTTGAGGTCGTCGCCCCGAGCGATGTGCGTATGGATCCTCCTTGCCCCATTTATCACCAATGTGGCGGATGCCATCTCCAACATGTGAGCTATGAGGCGCAATTGGTTCATAAACGACAGATTGTCGTCGATGCACTGGAGCGGATCGGGAAGCTTAGCCATGTGCTTGTACATCCCACTTTAGGAATGAAGGAACCTTGGAAGTATCGCAACAAATCCCAGGTTCCAGTGAGTCTCGTGAACGGACACGTCGTGGCAGGTTTTTATGCGCCAAGAACCCATGAAATCATCGATATGGAAGGATGCCCGATTCAGCATCCCTATGCGGATGATATACTCAAAACGGTCAAACAAGCGATCGCTGAACTGGGAGTTGTGCCTTATGATGAGATCGGTCACAAAGGATTGATCCGCCATATCGTCTCTCGCATCGGCTTCTTTACAGGCGAAACGATGGTTGTTCTCGTGACCAATGGGCGCTATTTGCCCAAGAAAGACCGATTGATTGAGCGGTTACGACGAGAAATTCCACATCTAGTCTCAATCGTGCAGAATATCAATACGGCAAAGACGAACGTGATTTTCGGACAGGAATCGATCACCTTATGGGGAAAAGATACGATCACCGATTACATCGGGGACATCCAGTTTGAAATTTCTCCGCGATCCTTTTTCCAAGTGAATCCTGTACAAACGCGCGTTTTGTATGAAAAAGCACTCGAATACGCGCAATTGACAGGAGTGGAAGAAGTAATTGACGCATATTGCGGGATCGGAACGATCTCCCTATTTCTAGCGAAAAAGGCGAGGCACGTCTATGGGGTCGAAGTCATTCCTGAAGCGATCGAAGATGCGAAGAAAAACGCCGAGCGAAACGGTATTTCGAACGTTGATTTTATCGTGGGCAAAGCGGAAGAAGTCATCCCATTTTTGAACAAAGATAAAGGGGTTTCCGCAGACGTCGTGGTCGTCGATCCTCCTCGCAAAGGATGTGACGAAGCTCTTTTGCAGACGATCGCAACGATGCGTCCGGAGCGGGTCGTTTATGTAAGTTGTAACCCGAGCACGTTGGCCAGAGACTTACGATACTTGGAGGATCACGGGTATCAAACTCTCGAGGTACAACCGGTGGACATGTTCCCGCAAACCTATCATGTGGAAGCTGTAGTATCGATTGTACGAAATGACTAA